A region of Streptomyces sp. NBC_01267 DNA encodes the following proteins:
- a CDS encoding DUF6895 family protein, whose protein sequence is MTTAPPALLHDVGDRALAWLDDNRDLFRLTEEDRTTGSSLVERLKPIGELVINMGVLSREGVAGSRQHERSTSLLDFAWRDLLDGGNVLAGLQFDEPLSPVPLEIYACFHELGYRHPEVDSGIALSRRTESWRALEMLPNRRLGVLNAERKLGLPPSSDFGRALADSWLGRTPEPWTVQLHIAYDITHTVFHLTNWGESPEGIPPAVADYLALYLPAWLEDWAELRHWDLLGELLVVDACLPRPTLDGELWEQYAAAQAPDGAMPVQQAMPEGDRAEVFDFVHHPTLVAAFASAMATSRALSAGTAA, encoded by the coding sequence GTGACCACCGCACCCCCCGCGCTCCTGCACGACGTCGGCGACCGGGCGCTGGCCTGGCTGGACGACAACCGCGATCTCTTCCGGCTGACCGAGGAGGACCGCACCACCGGCAGCTCCCTCGTCGAACGGCTCAAGCCGATCGGCGAGCTGGTGATCAACATGGGGGTGCTGTCCCGCGAGGGTGTGGCCGGGAGCCGGCAGCACGAACGGTCCACCAGCCTGCTCGACTTCGCATGGCGCGACCTCCTGGACGGCGGCAACGTGCTGGCCGGCCTCCAGTTCGACGAGCCCCTCTCGCCCGTGCCGCTGGAGATCTACGCGTGCTTCCACGAACTGGGATACCGGCACCCCGAGGTCGACAGCGGGATCGCCCTGTCCCGGCGCACCGAGAGCTGGCGGGCCCTGGAAATGCTGCCCAACCGACGGCTCGGGGTGCTCAACGCCGAACGCAAGCTCGGACTCCCGCCGAGCAGTGACTTCGGCCGGGCACTGGCCGACAGCTGGCTGGGCAGGACCCCCGAGCCGTGGACCGTGCAGCTGCACATCGCGTACGACATCACGCACACCGTCTTCCACCTCACGAACTGGGGCGAGTCGCCGGAAGGCATCCCGCCCGCCGTCGCCGACTACCTGGCGCTGTACCTGCCCGCCTGGCTGGAGGACTGGGCCGAACTCAGGCACTGGGACCTGCTCGGTGAACTGCTCGTCGTGGACGCCTGTCTGCCCCGTCCCACACTCGACGGCGAGTTGTGGGAACAGTACGCCGCGGCCCAGGCACCGGACGGAGCGATGCCGGTCCAGCAGGCCATGCCGGAGGGCGACCGCGCCGAGGTGTTCGACTTCGTGCACCATCCGACGCTGGTCGCGGCCTTCGCGTCCGCCATGGCCACTTCCCGGGCCCTGTCGGCCGGGACCGCCGCGTGA
- a CDS encoding DUF6895 family protein, whose protein sequence is MSGAGPALDHVGRDRPNQGPSHDRVDRELLDRTAGRALRRIDGMRPSFRLPANVTTDADPNTTIKPLGELAELTHLIGALHPLPEIRGLADDLFAFAWQESRHGDLFADLVRAEPQATYPVELYGIFARAGLRNASVEDLVSTTTRLRCWRVAREDHTRTLAVLNAERRIGLPPHTDFDAVLAKTGLGSRPEPWALDRRAVYGITHDVFHLTDWGRACHRMPAALADYLRLWVPAWLECWLDEQLWDLAGELLAVSACLPTAPYDASAWERLATAQAPDGGVPESGTAPPADDSPGDPGDPGEPGDPGEAFRASYHSTLVTAFAATLARAGAQPAPAHPGPGPLTESEATP, encoded by the coding sequence GTGAGTGGCGCCGGACCGGCCCTCGACCACGTGGGCCGGGACCGCCCGAACCAGGGCCCTTCCCACGACCGCGTGGACCGGGAGCTGCTGGACCGGACGGCCGGGCGGGCGCTGCGCCGTATCGACGGCATGCGGCCGTCCTTCCGGCTGCCCGCGAACGTCACGACGGACGCCGATCCCAACACCACGATCAAACCGCTGGGTGAACTGGCCGAACTGACCCACCTGATCGGCGCGCTGCACCCGCTGCCGGAGATCCGTGGCCTGGCCGACGACCTGTTCGCCTTTGCCTGGCAGGAGTCCCGGCACGGCGATCTCTTCGCCGATCTCGTCCGTGCCGAGCCGCAGGCCACGTACCCCGTGGAGCTCTACGGCATCTTCGCCCGCGCCGGGCTGCGGAACGCGTCCGTCGAGGACCTGGTGTCGACCACGACGCGGCTGCGCTGCTGGCGGGTGGCCCGCGAGGATCACACCCGGACGCTCGCGGTGCTCAATGCCGAGCGGCGGATCGGTCTCCCGCCCCACACCGACTTCGACGCCGTGCTCGCCAAGACCGGACTCGGTTCCCGGCCCGAACCGTGGGCGCTGGACCGCCGGGCCGTGTACGGCATCACCCACGACGTCTTCCACCTCACCGACTGGGGACGGGCCTGCCATCGGATGCCCGCCGCGCTCGCCGACTACCTGCGGCTGTGGGTCCCGGCCTGGCTGGAGTGCTGGCTGGACGAACAACTGTGGGACCTGGCAGGCGAACTGCTCGCTGTATCGGCATGTCTACCCACCGCTCCGTACGACGCGTCGGCCTGGGAACGGCTGGCCACCGCGCAGGCACCGGACGGTGGTGTGCCCGAGTCGGGCACCGCACCACCGGCAGATGACTCCCCCGGCGACCCCGGCGACCCTGGCGAACCCGGCGACCCCGGCGAGGCCTTCAGGGCCTCCTACCACTCGACGCTGGTGACCGCCTTCGCTGCCACTCTGGCCCGCGCCGGAGCACAGCCGGCCCCCGCCCACCCGGGCCCCGGACCCCTCACGGAAAGCGAGGCGACACCGTGA
- a CDS encoding AAA family ATPase, with product MQADSSPEPRSLLINGTVGVGKTSVAESVGGLLAEAGIPNAVIDLDWLRRSWPAPPGDRFNFGMMVRNLRSMAGNYLAGGAARLVLAGVIEELDERKLLGDAVGTELSVCRLQVDLPVNHQRLVRRHENEPEALRWHLARSSELAGILDRAAVDDFSVDATTRSIGEVAADVVKKVGWL from the coding sequence ATGCAAGCAGACAGTTCTCCGGAACCCCGTTCTCTCCTGATCAACGGCACTGTCGGCGTCGGCAAGACGTCGGTGGCTGAGAGCGTGGGCGGGCTTCTCGCCGAGGCTGGGATACCGAATGCCGTCATCGACCTCGACTGGCTGCGCCGGTCCTGGCCGGCGCCTCCGGGAGATCGCTTCAACTTCGGCATGATGGTGCGGAACCTGCGCAGCATGGCCGGCAACTACCTCGCTGGTGGAGCGGCTCGGCTGGTCCTCGCCGGTGTGATCGAGGAGTTGGATGAGCGAAAGCTGCTCGGAGATGCGGTCGGCACTGAGCTCTCGGTGTGTCGGCTCCAGGTCGATTTGCCTGTCAACCACCAGCGACTCGTGCGGCGCCACGAGAACGAGCCCGAAGCGTTGCGATGGCACCTGGCCAGATCCAGCGAGCTGGCTGGGATCCTCGACCGAGCAGCAGTCGATGACTTCAGCGTCGACGCCACCACGCGCTCGATCGGCGAGGTCGCAGCCGATGTGGTCAAGAAGGTCGGCTGGCTGTGA
- a CDS encoding MFS transporter has translation MTDMHRGPTGTLPGRPWHYKAAAFTFAVGMAGTTLPTPLYGLYQERIGFSSLMVTVIFATYAAGVIAVLTLASNFSDLLGRRPMLLAALGFSVASALCFVFEDGLPLLFTGRVLSGLSAGLFTGTATVAVMELAPEDRRGRAGFAATAANMGGLGCGPLLAGILAAYAPWPLRLPYLADLGLLAVAIALTLPLPETVPRRESRPALRPRLPHVPREVRAVFVPAALAGFAGFSMFGLFTSVAPSFMAQTLGVHDLAVSGAVVFAAFAASTVGQLAVNRVGVRRALPAGCFVLVVGMVLIGCSLLSASLPLLAVGAVVSGLGQGLSFRAGMAAVTGRTPKDRRGETTSAFFVVAYLGISLPVIGVGALALAIGLRDAGLVFTACVVVFAAVVGGWLLHHSSVEPTGSD, from the coding sequence GTGACCGATATGCATAGAGGACCCACGGGCACGCTGCCGGGACGCCCCTGGCACTACAAGGCCGCCGCCTTCACTTTCGCGGTGGGCATGGCCGGTACCACCCTCCCCACCCCGCTGTACGGGCTGTACCAGGAGCGCATCGGGTTCTCGTCGCTGATGGTGACGGTGATCTTCGCGACGTATGCGGCCGGAGTCATCGCCGTGCTCACCCTGGCGAGCAACTTCTCCGATCTCCTCGGCCGTCGGCCGATGCTCCTGGCGGCGCTCGGATTCTCCGTGGCGAGCGCGCTGTGCTTCGTCTTCGAGGACGGCCTGCCGCTGCTGTTCACCGGCCGGGTGCTCTCCGGGCTCTCCGCTGGTCTGTTCACCGGGACGGCCACCGTCGCCGTGATGGAACTGGCACCGGAGGACCGGCGGGGGCGGGCCGGGTTCGCGGCGACCGCGGCGAACATGGGCGGCCTGGGGTGCGGGCCGCTGCTCGCCGGGATCCTGGCGGCCTACGCACCCTGGCCACTGCGGTTGCCGTACCTCGCCGACCTGGGGCTGCTGGCGGTGGCGATCGCTTTGACCCTGCCGCTGCCCGAGACCGTTCCCCGCCGGGAGTCCCGCCCGGCGCTGAGACCTCGGCTGCCGCACGTGCCGCGGGAGGTCCGTGCAGTGTTCGTGCCCGCCGCGCTGGCCGGGTTCGCCGGGTTCTCCATGTTCGGCCTGTTCACCTCGGTGGCGCCCAGTTTCATGGCGCAGACGCTGGGCGTGCACGACCTGGCGGTTTCGGGCGCGGTGGTCTTCGCGGCGTTCGCCGCCTCCACCGTGGGGCAACTGGCGGTGAACCGGGTCGGTGTGCGGCGGGCACTGCCCGCGGGATGTTTCGTACTCGTGGTGGGCATGGTGCTCATCGGCTGCTCCCTCCTCTCCGCCTCGCTGCCCCTGCTGGCGGTAGGCGCGGTGGTGTCGGGGCTCGGCCAGGGACTGTCCTTCCGGGCCGGGATGGCCGCGGTGACCGGCCGGACGCCGAAGGACCGGCGCGGGGAGACCACCTCGGCCTTCTTCGTGGTCGCCTACCTGGGCATCTCGCTGCCTGTGATCGGGGTGGGCGCGCTCGCTCTCGCGATCGGTCTCCGCGACGCCGGACTGGTCTTCACCGCTTGTGTGGTGGTATTCGCCGCCGTGGTCGGCGGCTGGCTGCTGCACCACTCGTCGGTCGAGCCCACCGGGTCAGACTGA
- a CDS encoding MerR family transcriptional regulator, producing MELLTIGAFARASRLSPKALRLYDGLGLLTPVRVDEMTGYRFYAPEQLERARLVAWLRRLGMPLARIRDVCELEAPEAAGAVRAFWAQTEADIAARRDLATFLVDHLSWKEPAMSDLTQPLGIRYAALSDTGRVRASNQDTAYAGSRLLAVADGFGGGGAHAAEAAVDVLKSLETDTVPAGTLLNTLEEAVERARQAVRGIATAGPASDEVGTTLTAMLWTGSQLALVHIGDSRAYLLRDGEFFQITHDHTLVQSMLDEGRISPEEASSHPQRSLLVRALSGEPGANPDMRLHDARPGDRYLLCSDGLSAVVPSEEIGEVLAAVGDPDVAVRELITLANRSGGPDNISCVVADVLELQA from the coding sequence ATGGAGCTGCTGACCATCGGGGCGTTCGCGAGGGCGTCCCGTCTGTCGCCGAAGGCGCTGCGCCTCTACGACGGGCTCGGACTACTGACCCCGGTCCGGGTGGACGAGATGACCGGCTACCGCTTCTACGCCCCGGAGCAGTTGGAACGGGCCCGGCTGGTCGCCTGGCTCCGCCGTCTCGGGATGCCGCTGGCCCGCATCCGGGACGTCTGCGAACTGGAGGCGCCGGAGGCCGCCGGAGCGGTCCGTGCGTTCTGGGCCCAGACCGAGGCCGATATCGCTGCCCGGCGGGATCTCGCCACCTTCCTCGTCGACCATCTGTCCTGGAAGGAACCAGCCATGTCTGACCTCACCCAGCCCCTGGGTATCCGGTACGCCGCCCTTTCCGACACCGGCCGAGTCCGCGCGAGCAACCAGGACACGGCCTACGCCGGGTCCCGCCTGCTCGCAGTCGCTGACGGCTTCGGCGGCGGGGGAGCGCATGCCGCCGAAGCCGCCGTTGACGTACTCAAGAGCCTCGAAACCGACACGGTCCCGGCGGGCACTCTCCTCAACACTCTCGAAGAAGCCGTAGAGCGGGCCCGTCAGGCCGTCCGCGGCATCGCCACGGCCGGCCCGGCGTCCGATGAAGTGGGCACCACGCTCACCGCGATGCTCTGGACCGGATCGCAGCTGGCACTCGTCCACATCGGCGACTCACGTGCCTACCTCCTGCGCGACGGCGAGTTCTTCCAGATCACCCATGACCACACCCTGGTGCAGTCGATGCTCGACGAGGGACGCATCAGCCCCGAGGAGGCCAGTTCGCATCCTCAACGTTCGCTGCTGGTAAGGGCCTTGTCCGGCGAGCCGGGAGCGAACCCGGACATGCGCCTGCACGACGCCCGGCCCGGAGACCGCTACCTGCTCTGCTCCGACGGCCTGTCCGCGGTGGTGCCGAGCGAGGAGATCGGGGAGGTGCTCGCCGCTGTCGGTGACCCGGACGTGGCAGTACGCGAACTGATCACGCTGGCCAACCGCTCCGGCGGCCCCGACAACATCAGCTGCGTGGTCGCCGACGTGCTGGAACTCCAGGCGTAG
- a CDS encoding esterase/lipase family protein, with protein MRRGSTVLLSVLGALALIFGTAPASLAAKGATAQPPHNPVIFVHGYNADPGVWGAMIGDFKADGYTDDELFSWGYDTHQSVNEVLAGQFTDYVNQVLRTTGASKVDLVAHSFGSLTTRWYVKFDGGTDTVDHWVSLGGPNHGTYLTWACVIWDQACRDMSPGSYVQNQLAAGDGTPGAVKYATFWSECDEVILPNSSVALDGAVNTDAGCLKHNDLLGDDGVSRGVRDFIAG; from the coding sequence ATGCGACGCGGATCCACCGTACTGCTGTCCGTACTCGGCGCTCTGGCGCTGATCTTCGGCACGGCCCCCGCTTCCCTCGCCGCGAAGGGCGCCACGGCGCAGCCACCGCACAATCCGGTGATCTTCGTGCACGGTTACAACGCCGACCCGGGGGTGTGGGGCGCAATGATCGGCGACTTCAAGGCCGACGGTTACACCGACGACGAACTGTTCAGCTGGGGCTACGACACGCACCAGTCCGTCAACGAAGTCCTCGCCGGGCAGTTCACCGATTACGTGAACCAGGTACTGCGCACGACCGGAGCATCGAAGGTCGATCTCGTCGCGCACTCCTTCGGCAGCCTGACCACGCGCTGGTACGTCAAGTTCGACGGCGGCACCGACACGGTGGACCACTGGGTCTCCCTGGGCGGCCCCAACCACGGCACCTACCTCACCTGGGCGTGCGTGATCTGGGACCAGGCGTGCCGGGACATGTCGCCGGGCTCGTACGTACAGAACCAGTTGGCCGCCGGGGACGGGACACCGGGCGCCGTGAAGTACGCGACCTTCTGGTCGGAGTGCGACGAGGTCATCCTCCCGAACAGCAGCGTCGCGCTGGACGGCGCGGTCAATACGGATGCGGGGTGCCTGAAACACAATGACCTGCTGGGGGACGACGGAGTGTCGCGAGGAGTACGGGACTTCATCGCGGGGTGA
- a CDS encoding phosphocholine-specific phospholipase C — protein sequence MTPISRRGFVALGAGAVAGAVVPVGAGSRAEAASRAAHAATGTVKDVKHVVILMQENRSFDHYFGRLKGVRGFSDRSGISLSGGQSVFNQPNILGRQYPWKLSSTPAAGGVDGETLAQCNGDLPHSWSSQHSAWNKGRLDNWVSGVGNVRTLGYLDRDDMPFHYALADNYTICDGYFSSTLSATGPNRTYLWSGKVDSSSSDGGDESGLGWETYAEALQRAGVSWKLYQNAQDNYGDNGLAYFTKFTDAAPGDPLHDRGMASVPAATGSTPDDIAAAIRADVLAGTLPQVSWVVANQAFSEHPYAPPGDGAHFVDLVYRALTADPDVFDSTVLFLNYDENDGFFDHVPPPSPPADEAGEFLNGVPYGLGFRVPMLVMSPWTRGGWVSSEVFDHTSVLRFLETWTAALGTPATCPNISAWRRRVTGDLTGVFDFTKPVYGVPSGLPSTAKVIGIGTCAPLPNPAPQTNALPAQESGTRPARAIPYQPNANLDRLEFGAAGKILAWFGMSNQGAPAKSAAHFSIHPNAYRSTEPWQYTVDAGGTATDYFNIGLGYGSGKYDFTLMGPNRFQRRFTGDASTAGKYVEVAARYAVAPNTGKQAIWFTFTNTSSATVKFTVTSANYRSDGPWTYTVAAGGSAEDYFNAVSLANGWYDFTVTADGDSSWSRRYTGHIETGAPSISG from the coding sequence ATGACACCGATCAGTCGAAGAGGCTTCGTGGCGCTCGGTGCGGGGGCGGTGGCCGGCGCCGTCGTCCCCGTGGGTGCGGGAAGCCGCGCCGAGGCCGCGAGCCGGGCGGCTCACGCCGCGACCGGGACGGTCAAGGACGTCAAGCACGTGGTGATCCTCATGCAGGAGAACCGCAGCTTCGACCACTACTTCGGGCGGCTCAAGGGTGTCCGGGGCTTCAGCGACCGGAGCGGCATCTCGCTGTCCGGCGGGCAGTCCGTGTTCAACCAGCCGAACATACTCGGCCGTCAGTACCCCTGGAAGCTCAGCTCGACCCCCGCGGCCGGCGGGGTCGACGGCGAGACACTCGCCCAGTGCAACGGAGACCTGCCGCACAGCTGGTCCTCCCAGCACTCCGCCTGGAACAAGGGCCGGCTCGACAACTGGGTGTCCGGTGTCGGCAACGTCCGGACACTCGGCTATCTCGACCGCGACGACATGCCGTTCCACTACGCCCTGGCGGACAACTACACCATCTGCGACGGGTACTTCTCCTCCACGCTCAGCGCCACCGGCCCCAACCGCACCTACCTCTGGAGCGGCAAGGTCGACTCCTCCAGCAGTGACGGCGGTGACGAGTCCGGGCTGGGCTGGGAGACCTACGCGGAGGCGCTGCAGCGCGCGGGGGTCAGCTGGAAGCTCTACCAGAACGCCCAGGACAACTACGGCGACAACGGCCTCGCGTACTTCACGAAGTTCACCGACGCAGCTCCCGGCGACCCGCTCCACGACCGGGGCATGGCCTCCGTACCGGCCGCCACCGGATCCACCCCGGACGACATCGCGGCGGCCATCAGGGCCGATGTCCTGGCGGGCACGCTTCCGCAGGTCTCGTGGGTCGTCGCGAACCAGGCATTCTCCGAGCACCCGTACGCCCCGCCCGGGGACGGCGCGCACTTCGTCGACCTCGTCTACCGGGCGCTCACGGCCGACCCCGACGTGTTCGACTCGACGGTGCTCTTCCTCAACTACGACGAGAACGACGGCTTCTTCGACCACGTGCCCCCGCCGTCGCCGCCCGCCGACGAGGCGGGCGAGTTCCTGAACGGGGTCCCGTACGGACTCGGTTTCCGTGTCCCCATGCTGGTGATGTCGCCCTGGACCCGTGGTGGCTGGGTGTCCTCGGAGGTCTTCGACCACACCTCGGTGCTCCGTTTCCTGGAGACCTGGACCGCGGCCCTCGGTACCCCGGCCACCTGCCCCAACATCAGCGCCTGGCGCCGCAGGGTCACCGGCGACCTCACGGGGGTCTTCGACTTCACCAAACCGGTGTACGGAGTGCCCTCCGGCCTCCCGTCGACGGCGAAGGTCATCGGGATCGGCACCTGTGCGCCGCTGCCCAACCCGGCCCCGCAGACCAACGCACTGCCCGCGCAGGAGAGCGGCACCCGCCCGGCCCGCGCGATTCCCTACCAGCCGAACGCCAATCTCGACCGGCTGGAATTCGGTGCGGCCGGGAAGATCCTCGCCTGGTTCGGCATGTCGAACCAGGGCGCCCCCGCGAAGAGTGCCGCGCACTTCTCCATCCATCCCAACGCCTACCGGTCCACGGAACCCTGGCAGTACACCGTGGACGCGGGAGGTACGGCGACCGACTACTTCAACATCGGTCTGGGATACGGGTCGGGGAAGTACGACTTCACGCTGATGGGCCCGAACCGCTTCCAGCGCCGCTTCACCGGGGACGCGTCGACGGCGGGGAAGTACGTGGAGGTGGCGGCCAGGTACGCCGTCGCTCCGAACACCGGCAAGCAGGCCATCTGGTTCACGTTCACCAACACGTCCTCGGCGACGGTGAAGTTCACGGTCACCTCGGCCAACTACCGGTCGGACGGCCCCTGGACGTACACGGTCGCGGCGGGCGGCTCCGCCGAGGACTACTTCAACGCGGTGTCTCTCGCGAACGGCTGGTACGACTTCACCGTCACAGCCGACGGCGACAGCAGCTGGTCCCGCCGGTACACCGGCCACATCGAGACGGGCGCGCCGAGCATCAGCGGCTGA
- a CDS encoding LysR family transcriptional regulator, with protein sequence MDLDPRRLLVLHAIAQSGGLASAARTLGHTRSAVSQQLAALEREVGLPLADRSGGQLELTAAGRLLAVTGECIAQELTLAAQQLITANHQVVRGPVAIGATSWVLARIAVPALRLLARWFPQVEPAFVETGPQDGLRQLRLGELDVLIITDDRDTALPLPPAVHAQALSEDEYRVVVPATWETPADASELSGRPWISAPAHSARGRAFARFASAHGVTPSVEHLAEHLITVRALLAGQLGAAVLPAYLAAQLDQVTVTTLPVTGSQITRTLYRTGHGDTAAAARAAVDALQQAARDHAEAITVAGLGRGDIIVRPLHDPADPAPAAPRRPPAAPAPRDGQQPRAARRPDRA encoded by the coding sequence ATGGACCTCGATCCCAGACGCCTGCTGGTCCTGCACGCGATCGCGCAGAGCGGCGGACTGGCGTCGGCGGCGCGGACGCTCGGCCATACGCGGTCAGCGGTGTCCCAGCAACTGGCCGCCCTGGAGCGGGAGGTCGGCCTCCCACTGGCGGACCGCTCGGGCGGGCAGCTGGAACTCACCGCGGCCGGACGGCTGCTCGCCGTCACCGGCGAATGCATCGCCCAGGAACTCACGCTTGCCGCACAGCAGTTGATCACCGCGAACCATCAGGTGGTACGGGGTCCGGTGGCCATCGGGGCGACGTCCTGGGTACTCGCCCGGATCGCAGTACCGGCGCTGCGGCTGCTCGCCCGGTGGTTCCCGCAGGTCGAGCCGGCGTTCGTGGAGACCGGGCCGCAGGACGGGCTGCGGCAGCTGCGCCTCGGCGAGCTGGACGTCCTGATCATCACCGACGACCGGGACACGGCGTTGCCGCTGCCACCCGCGGTCCATGCGCAGGCGCTGAGCGAGGACGAGTACCGGGTGGTCGTCCCGGCCACGTGGGAGACACCGGCCGACGCCTCAGAACTCTCCGGACGCCCCTGGATCAGTGCTCCCGCCCACTCCGCGCGCGGCCGTGCCTTCGCCCGGTTCGCGAGCGCCCACGGGGTCACGCCGTCGGTGGAACACCTGGCCGAACACCTGATCACCGTCCGGGCGCTGCTGGCCGGGCAGCTCGGCGCCGCGGTCCTGCCCGCGTATCTCGCCGCCCAGCTCGACCAGGTGACGGTGACCACGCTGCCCGTGACCGGCAGCCAGATCACACGGACGCTCTACCGCACGGGCCACGGTGACACCGCCGCGGCGGCCAGGGCGGCGGTCGACGCGCTGCAGCAGGCGGCCCGTGACCACGCCGAGGCGATCACCGTCGCCGGGCTCGGCAGGGGCGACATCATCGTCCGCCCCCTGCACGACCCCGCGGACCCTGCTCCGGCGGCGCCCCGCCGGCCCCCGGCCGCCCCCGCGCCACGGGACGGGCAGCAACCGAGGGCGGCCCGTCGGCCGGACCGGGCCTGA
- the argG gene encoding argininosuccinate synthase, whose product MSKVLTSLPTGERVGIAFSGGLDTSVAVAWMRDKGAVPCTYTADIGQYDEPDIASVPGRAKAYGAEIARLVDCRAALVEEGLAALTCGAFHIRSGGRAYFNTTPLGRAVTGTLLVRAMLEDDVQIWGDGSTFKGNDIERFYRYGLLANPHLRIYKPWLDADFVTELGGRKEMSEWLLAHELPYRDSTEKAYSTDANIWGATHEAKTLEHLNTGVETVDPIMGVRFWDPSVEIATEDVTIGFDQGRPVTINGEKFDSAVDLVMKANAIGGRHGMGMSDQIENRIIEAKSRGIYEAPGMALLHAAYERLVNAIHNEDTLAQYHNEGRRLGRLMYEGRWLDPQALMVRESIQRWVGTAVTGEVTLRLRRGEDYSILDTTGPAFSYHPDKLSMERTEDSAFGPVDRIGQLTMRNLDIADSRAKLEQYAGLGLIGTANPAIGAAQAAATGLIGALPEGGAEAIASRGEVSRDDDELLDRAAMEFGTD is encoded by the coding sequence ATGTCTAAGGTCCTCACCTCCCTGCCCACCGGCGAGCGCGTCGGTATCGCCTTCTCGGGCGGCCTCGACACCTCGGTCGCGGTCGCGTGGATGCGCGACAAGGGTGCCGTCCCGTGCACCTACACCGCCGACATCGGCCAGTACGACGAGCCCGACATCGCCTCCGTTCCCGGCCGCGCGAAGGCCTACGGAGCCGAGATCGCCCGCCTGGTCGACTGCCGCGCGGCGCTGGTCGAGGAGGGCCTGGCCGCACTCACCTGCGGGGCGTTCCACATCCGCTCGGGCGGGCGTGCCTACTTCAACACCACACCGCTCGGCCGCGCCGTCACCGGCACTCTCCTGGTCCGGGCGATGCTGGAGGACGACGTACAGATCTGGGGCGACGGCTCCACCTTCAAGGGGAACGACATCGAGCGGTTCTACCGCTACGGTCTGCTCGCCAACCCGCACCTGCGGATCTACAAGCCCTGGCTGGACGCGGACTTCGTCACCGAGCTCGGCGGCCGTAAGGAGATGTCGGAGTGGCTGCTCGCCCATGAGCTGCCCTACCGCGACAGCACGGAGAAGGCGTACTCCACCGACGCCAACATCTGGGGCGCCACCCACGAGGCCAAGACCCTGGAGCACCTGAACACCGGCGTGGAGACCGTCGACCCGATCATGGGCGTGCGGTTCTGGGACCCCTCGGTCGAGATCGCCACCGAGGACGTGACGATCGGCTTCGACCAGGGCCGCCCGGTCACGATCAACGGTGAGAAGTTCGACTCGGCCGTCGACCTGGTGATGAAGGCCAACGCCATCGGCGGCCGGCACGGCATGGGCATGTCGGACCAGATCGAGAACCGGATCATCGAGGCCAAGAGCCGCGGCATCTACGAGGCGCCCGGCATGGCGCTGCTGCACGCCGCGTACGAGCGCCTGGTCAACGCGATCCACAACGAGGACACCCTCGCCCAGTACCACAACGAAGGACGGCGCCTCGGCCGGCTGATGTACGAGGGCCGCTGGCTGGACCCGCAGGCACTGATGGTCCGCGAGTCGATCCAGCGCTGGGTCGGCACGGCCGTCACGGGCGAGGTGACCCTGCGGCTGCGGCGTGGTGAGGACTACTCGATCCTCGACACCACGGGCCCGGCGTTCAGCTACCACCCGGACAAGCTGTCCATGGAGCGCACCGAGGACTCGGCGTTCGGCCCGGTGGACCGGATCGGCCAGCTCACCATGCGTAACCTCGACATCGCCGATTCGCGCGCCAAGCTGGAGCAGTACGCCGGGCTCGGCCTGATCGGTACCGCCAACCCCGCCATCGGTGCAGCGCAGGCAGCCGCGACCGGGCTGATCGGCGCCCTGCCGGAGGGCGGCGCCGAGGCCATCGCGTCCCGCGGCGAGGTCTCCCGTGACGACGACGAGCTGCTGGACCGTGCCGCGATGGAGTTCGGCACGGACTGA